One Phenylobacterium hankyongense DNA segment encodes these proteins:
- the hutI gene encoding imidazolonepropionase produces the protein MHCDRLWRNARLATLSRALPGLGEVDDGVVAARAGVIVYAGPSADAPPFEAEAAHDCEGRWITPGLIDPHTHLVFGGDRAHEFELRLAGASYEAIARAGGGIVSTMAATRAASQDELVDSALLRLDALIAEGATTVEVKSGYGLALEPELKSLRAARQLGRRRPVTIRTTFLGAHALPPEFAGDPDGYIHLVCREMIPAVAAEGLADAVDAFCEGIGFTAAQTRRVFEAARAHGLPVKLHAEQLSNLHGAALAAEFGALSADHLEHLDESGVAAMAAAGTVATLLPGAFYFVRETQAPPIAALRAAGVPLALATDCNPGTSPLTSLLLVMNMAATLFRMPVEECLAGVTREAACALGLGAQAGTLEAGKRCDLAIWDIERPAELVYRMGFNPLHARVFGGVG, from the coding sequence ATGCACTGTGATCGCCTGTGGCGAAACGCGCGTCTCGCCACCCTGTCCCGCGCCTTGCCCGGCCTCGGCGAGGTGGACGACGGCGTGGTCGCCGCGCGGGCAGGGGTCATCGTCTACGCCGGGCCGAGCGCCGATGCGCCGCCGTTCGAGGCCGAGGCCGCCCATGACTGCGAGGGGCGCTGGATCACCCCGGGCCTGATCGACCCGCACACCCACCTGGTGTTCGGCGGCGACCGCGCCCACGAGTTCGAGCTGCGGCTGGCCGGCGCGAGCTACGAGGCGATCGCCCGGGCCGGGGGCGGCATCGTCTCCACCATGGCCGCGACCCGCGCCGCCTCGCAGGACGAGCTGGTCGACAGCGCCCTCCTCCGCCTCGACGCCCTGATCGCCGAGGGCGCGACGACGGTCGAGGTGAAGTCCGGCTATGGCCTGGCGCTGGAGCCGGAGCTCAAGTCGCTCCGCGCGGCCCGCCAGCTGGGCCGCCGCCGGCCGGTCACCATCCGCACGACCTTCCTCGGCGCCCACGCCCTGCCGCCCGAATTCGCCGGCGACCCCGACGGCTACATCCACCTCGTCTGCCGAGAGATGATCCCGGCCGTGGCGGCGGAGGGCCTGGCCGATGCGGTCGACGCCTTCTGCGAGGGGATCGGCTTCACCGCCGCCCAGACCCGCCGGGTGTTCGAGGCCGCCCGCGCCCACGGCCTGCCGGTCAAGCTGCACGCCGAGCAGCTTTCCAACCTGCACGGCGCGGCGCTGGCCGCCGAGTTCGGCGCACTGTCGGCCGACCATCTGGAGCACCTGGACGAGAGCGGCGTCGCGGCGATGGCTGCGGCCGGCACCGTCGCCACCTTGCTGCCCGGCGCCTTCTACTTCGTCCGCGAGACGCAGGCGCCGCCGATCGCCGCCCTGCGCGCGGCCGGGGTTCCCCTGGCGCTCGCCACCGACTGCAACCCGGGCACCTCGCCGCTCACGTCGCTGCTGCTGGTGATGAACATGGCGGCCACCCTGTTCCGGATGCCGGTGGAGGAATGCCTTGCGGGCGTGACGCGCGAGGCGGCCTGCGCCCTGGGCCTGGGCGCGCAGGCCGGGACCCTGGAGGCGGGCAAGCGCTGCGACCTGGCGATCTGGGACATCGAGCGGCCGGCGGAACTGGTCTATCGCATGGGCTTCAACCCGCTCCATGCGCGCGTATTCGGAGGCGTGGGATGA
- the hutG gene encoding N-formylglutamate deformylase codes for MSPAWLEVRRGEAPLVVSFPHTGSDLPPDLERAYVSPWLARKDTDWWIDRLYDFATDLGATTVRTRISRSVIDVNRDPSGASLYPGQATTELCPLTTFDGETLYRGAAPDVAEISRRRAAYFEPYHAALDAELARLRARHGKVVLYEAHSIRSVIPRLFEGELPNFNLGTNAGASCGPALTARVEAACDASPFSRVTDGRFKGGWTTRRYGRPETGTHAIQMELACRGYMDEPPGLPAPNAWPPAYSATRAAPMRAALIDVLKACVAFAEA; via the coding sequence ATGAGCCCCGCCTGGCTGGAGGTCCGTCGCGGCGAAGCCCCCCTGGTCGTGAGCTTCCCCCACACCGGAAGCGACCTGCCGCCGGATCTCGAACGCGCCTACGTCTCGCCCTGGCTCGCCCGCAAGGACACCGACTGGTGGATCGACCGGCTCTACGACTTCGCCACCGACCTGGGCGCCACGACCGTGCGCACGCGGATCTCGCGCAGCGTCATCGACGTGAACCGCGACCCGTCGGGCGCCTCGCTCTACCCCGGCCAGGCCACCACCGAACTGTGCCCGCTCACCACCTTCGACGGCGAGACGCTCTATCGCGGCGCGGCCCCGGACGTGGCGGAGATCTCCAGGCGCCGGGCGGCCTATTTCGAGCCCTACCACGCTGCCCTGGATGCCGAGCTTGCGCGCCTGCGGGCGCGCCACGGCAAGGTCGTGCTGTATGAGGCCCACTCGATCCGCTCGGTGATCCCGCGCCTGTTCGAGGGCGAGCTGCCGAACTTCAATCTGGGCACGAATGCCGGCGCCAGCTGCGGCCCGGCGCTGACGGCGCGGGTGGAAGCCGCCTGCGACGCAAGCCCCTTCAGCCGGGTGACGGACGGGCGCTTCAAGGGCGGCTGGACCACGCGGCGCTATGGCCGGCCGGAAACGGGGACGCACGCCATCCAGATGGAGCTGGCCTGCCGCGGCTACATGGATGAGCCGCCGGGTTTGCCCGCCCCGAACGCCTGGCCGCCCGCGTATTCCGCAACCCGCGCTGCGCCGATGCGCGCGGCCCTCATTGATGTCCTGAAGGCCTGTGTCGCCTTCGCCGAAGCCTGA
- a CDS encoding HutD/Ves family protein — MTLTVLAAADRQAAPWKNGGGVTREIAVYPPGADLETFEWRASTALVAADGPFSFFGGVERTLAVLEGDGLELRIDGASPVRLGPDHDPITFPGDVAAAASLVGGPVTDLNIMTRRGAWSARLQRRTLGAAAQLAAKTDACLILLLDACEVAAARSARQLAPGDALLLAHGDRIDLAPRHAAARILVVELLRSRRAAPPLAEQAEQ, encoded by the coding sequence ATGACGCTGACCGTCCTCGCGGCGGCCGATCGCCAGGCCGCGCCCTGGAAGAATGGCGGCGGCGTCACCCGGGAGATCGCCGTCTACCCGCCCGGGGCGGACCTGGAGACGTTCGAGTGGCGGGCGAGCACGGCCCTCGTGGCGGCTGACGGGCCGTTCTCGTTCTTCGGAGGCGTCGAGCGCACGCTGGCGGTCCTGGAGGGCGACGGCCTGGAGCTACGGATCGACGGCGCCTCGCCCGTGCGCCTCGGCCCGGACCACGATCCGATCACCTTCCCGGGCGACGTCGCCGCGGCCGCCAGCCTGGTCGGCGGGCCGGTGACGGACCTCAACATCATGACCCGGCGCGGCGCCTGGTCGGCCCGCCTGCAGCGCCGAACCCTCGGCGCGGCGGCCCAGCTGGCCGCCAAGACCGACGCGTGCCTGATCCTGCTGCTGGACGCCTGCGAGGTCGCCGCCGCGCGGTCGGCTCGCCAGCTCGCCCCCGGCGACGCCCTGCTCCTGGCCCACGGCGACCGGATCGACCTGGCGCCCAGGCACGCGGCGGCCCGCATCCTCGTCGTCGAGCTGTTGCGATCGCGACGGGCCGCTCCGCCCCTCGCCGAGCAGGCGGAGCAATGA
- a CDS encoding N-formylglutamate amidohydrolase translates to MLGDHAGRIIPRALGDLGLSAAAMDRHIAWDIGVEGLGLALAEALGACFLRQRFSRLVIDCNRAPDRPDAIPAVSDGTAIPGNAALTPAERLARRAEVFEPYHARIAQELDARAAHGLPTVVVALHSFTPVMDGFARPWRFGVLHAEDSAFSRAVLAQLRAEAGAEVVGDNQPYRMDATDYTVPHHARPRGLDYLELEVRQDIIAGPEGQRQVADLLARLLPAALRDLRTG, encoded by the coding sequence TTGCTGGGCGATCACGCCGGCCGGATCATTCCCCGCGCCCTGGGCGATCTGGGGCTCTCCGCCGCGGCCATGGACCGCCACATCGCCTGGGATATCGGCGTCGAGGGGCTCGGCCTGGCGCTGGCCGAGGCGCTCGGCGCCTGTTTCCTGCGCCAGCGGTTCTCCCGCCTGGTCATCGACTGCAACCGCGCGCCGGACCGTCCCGACGCGATCCCCGCCGTCAGCGACGGGACAGCGATCCCCGGCAATGCGGCGCTGACGCCGGCCGAGCGCCTGGCGCGTCGGGCCGAGGTCTTCGAGCCCTACCACGCCCGAATCGCCCAGGAGCTCGACGCCCGCGCGGCGCACGGGCTGCCGACCGTGGTCGTGGCCCTGCACTCCTTCACGCCGGTGATGGACGGCTTCGCCCGCCCCTGGCGCTTCGGCGTCCTGCACGCCGAGGACTCTGCGTTCTCGCGAGCGGTGCTGGCGCAGCTCCGCGCCGAAGCCGGGGCCGAGGTCGTCGGCGACAACCAGCCCTACCGGATGGACGCGACGGACTACACCGTGCCGCACCACGCCCGCCCGCGCGGGCTCGACTACCTGGAGCTGGAAGTCCGCCAGGACATCATCGCCGGGCCCGAAGGGCAGCGACAGGTCGCCGACCTGCTGGCGCGCCTGCTTCCCGCCGCCCTGCGCGACCTCAGGACCGGCTGA
- a CDS encoding PAS domain S-box protein, with protein MTQPPDRSPNFQLLFESISDYAIYMLDPDGRVTSWNRAATQMKGYSADEIRDQPFSRFFTLEDRRAGLPEKLLATALQDGRADAEGWRVRKDGSRFWAQATVHPVRNEDGEFLGFAKVTRDMTQQRESQQALLESERKFRLLVEGVVDYAIYMLDVNGTVTNWNRGAERIKGYQAQEIIGRHFSTFYTPEDRQAGLPARTLATATREKRFEGEGWRMRKDGSRFWASVVIDAICDDDGRHIGFAKITRDISERRAAETALAQSERQFRLLVSSVVDYALFMLDPNGIVTNWNAGAQKIKGYTAEEIVGQHMSRFYTEGDRAAGVPLRALSTATEQGRFESEGWRVRKDGTLFWASVVIDAIRDETGKLIGFAKITRDVTDKRNAQLDLQRAQEQLAQAQKMEALGQLTGGVAHDFNNLLMVVSGQAQLLRRRVGEDPRAQRALDAIEMSARRGEDLTRHLLSFARRQRLQPVSVALAERMAGFKELVSTSLPPTVNLVVDLSPALWPVKVDVSELELALLNLAVNARDAMPDGGVLSMVGENVTFDGGPGEQDLTGDFVAVSVSDTGVGIPPDILPKVFDPFFTTKEVSKGTGLGLSQVYGFGQQSGGRVTVRSELGVGTSFTLYLPRTRVTPKAARPVEKAADAEVTSAVILVVEDNPEVAEVAAGLLEQLGHKVRVVGAAAAALGALQDGDPPDLVFSDVVMAGEMDGIALARRLREQHPGLPVLLATGYSQAAERLGDEFPILRKPYKLNELSRAVNAVLNGPTQPNDGKLVAFDAARRARAARRKRTG; from the coding sequence ATGACCCAGCCTCCCGACCGGAGCCCCAACTTCCAGTTGCTGTTCGAATCGATCAGCGACTACGCCATCTACATGCTCGACCCCGACGGCCGGGTCACCAGCTGGAACCGCGCCGCCACGCAGATGAAGGGCTATTCCGCGGACGAGATCCGGGACCAGCCGTTCAGCCGCTTCTTCACGCTCGAGGACCGTCGGGCCGGGCTGCCGGAGAAGCTGCTGGCCACCGCCCTGCAGGACGGCCGCGCCGACGCCGAGGGCTGGCGCGTGCGCAAGGACGGCAGCCGCTTCTGGGCGCAGGCGACGGTGCACCCGGTGCGCAACGAGGACGGCGAGTTCCTCGGCTTCGCCAAGGTCACCCGCGACATGACTCAGCAGCGGGAGTCCCAGCAGGCGCTGCTGGAGAGCGAACGCAAGTTCCGCCTGCTGGTCGAGGGCGTGGTCGACTACGCCATCTACATGCTCGACGTGAACGGCACCGTCACCAACTGGAACCGGGGCGCCGAGCGCATCAAGGGCTACCAGGCGCAGGAAATCATCGGCCGCCATTTCAGCACCTTCTACACCCCGGAGGACCGGCAGGCGGGCCTGCCCGCGCGGACCCTGGCGACCGCGACGCGGGAGAAGCGCTTCGAAGGCGAAGGCTGGCGGATGCGCAAGGACGGCAGCCGCTTCTGGGCGTCGGTGGTGATCGACGCGATCTGCGACGACGACGGCCGCCACATCGGCTTCGCCAAGATCACCCGCGACATCAGCGAGCGCCGGGCCGCGGAGACCGCGCTAGCCCAGAGCGAGCGGCAGTTCCGCCTGCTGGTCTCCAGCGTGGTGGACTACGCCCTGTTCATGCTCGACCCCAACGGCATCGTCACCAACTGGAACGCCGGGGCGCAGAAGATCAAGGGCTACACGGCCGAGGAGATCGTCGGCCAGCACATGTCGCGGTTCTACACCGAGGGCGACCGGGCGGCCGGCGTGCCGCTGAGGGCGCTGAGCACCGCCACCGAGCAGGGCCGCTTTGAGAGCGAGGGCTGGCGCGTGCGCAAGGACGGCACGCTGTTCTGGGCGAGCGTGGTGATCGACGCCATCCGCGACGAGACCGGAAAGCTCATCGGCTTCGCCAAGATCACCCGGGATGTCACCGACAAGCGCAACGCCCAGCTCGACCTGCAGCGGGCGCAAGAACAACTCGCCCAGGCGCAGAAGATGGAGGCGCTCGGCCAGCTTACCGGCGGCGTGGCGCACGATTTCAACAACCTCCTGATGGTGGTCAGCGGCCAGGCGCAGCTCCTGCGCCGCAGGGTGGGCGAGGATCCGCGCGCCCAGCGTGCGCTGGACGCGATCGAGATGTCGGCCCGCCGCGGCGAGGACCTGACGCGGCACCTGCTGTCCTTCGCCCGCCGGCAGCGGCTGCAGCCGGTCTCGGTCGCGCTGGCCGAGCGGATGGCCGGGTTCAAGGAACTGGTGTCCACCAGCCTGCCGCCGACCGTCAACCTGGTGGTCGACCTGTCCCCGGCGCTGTGGCCGGTGAAGGTGGACGTGAGCGAGCTGGAGCTGGCGCTGCTCAACCTGGCGGTCAACGCCCGCGACGCCATGCCCGACGGCGGCGTGCTGTCGATGGTCGGCGAGAACGTCACGTTTGACGGCGGCCCGGGCGAGCAGGACCTGACGGGCGACTTCGTGGCGGTGAGCGTGAGCGACACCGGCGTCGGCATCCCGCCCGATATCCTGCCCAAGGTGTTCGATCCCTTCTTCACCACCAAGGAGGTGAGCAAGGGCACCGGGCTCGGCCTCTCCCAGGTCTATGGCTTCGGTCAGCAGTCCGGCGGCCGGGTGACGGTGAGGAGCGAGCTCGGCGTCGGAACCAGCTTCACCCTTTACCTGCCACGCACCCGCGTCACCCCGAAGGCGGCGCGGCCCGTCGAGAAGGCCGCGGATGCGGAGGTCACCAGCGCCGTCATCCTGGTGGTGGAGGACAATCCGGAGGTGGCCGAGGTGGCCGCAGGCCTGCTGGAGCAGCTGGGGCATAAGGTGCGGGTGGTCGGCGCCGCCGCCGCGGCGCTGGGGGCCCTGCAGGATGGCGACCCGCCCGACCTGGTGTTCAGCGACGTGGTCATGGCCGGGGAGATGGACGGCATCGCGCTCGCCCGGCGGCTGCGCGAGCAGCATCCCGGCCTGCCGGTGCTGCTGGCCACCGGCTACAGCCAGGCCGCCGAACGACTGGGCGACGAGTTCCCGATCCTGCGCAAGCCCTACAAGCTCAACGAGCTGAGCCGGGCGGTGAACGCCGTGTTGAACGGACCGACGCAGCCCAATGACGGCAAACTGGTGGCGTTCGACGCCGCCCGCCGCGCCCGGGCGGCCCGCCGCAAGCGCACCGGCTGA
- the hutH gene encoding histidine ammonia-lyase — translation MIRLTLRPGEVGLADWRALYRGAEVRLDPAARAAIAASAAAVARILAKGDPVYGINTGFGKLASVRIEACDLAALQRNIVLSHAAGVGEPTPVPIVRLMLGLKLASLAQGASGVQPQTMALLEALLAKGMTPVIPAQGSVGASGDLAPLAHMAAALIGIGEIFVGAQRKPAAQALAEAGLQSLVLGSKEGLALLNGTQFSTAHALAALFEAEVLFRSALVTGALSTEAAKGSDTPFDHRIHVLRRQPGQIEAADALRGLMAGSAIRASHLQGDARVQDPYCLRCQPQVMGAALDVLRQAAATLAFEANGVSDNPLIFPDTDEALSGGNFHAEPVAFAADMIALAVCEIGSLAERRIAMLVDPALSGLPAFLTPKPGLNSGFMIPQVTAAALVSENKQKAYPASVDSIPTSANQEDHVSMAAHGARRLLGMVENATAVIGIELLAAAQGCDFHAPLTSSPPLEAVRALVRSRVPHLTDDRHFHPDIAAALDMVRSGAVAQIAGGAALPGVVE, via the coding sequence ATGATCAGGCTGACGCTGCGGCCCGGCGAGGTCGGACTGGCGGACTGGCGGGCGCTCTATCGCGGGGCGGAGGTCCGGCTGGATCCCGCGGCCCGGGCGGCCATCGCCGCGAGCGCGGCCGCGGTGGCGCGCATCCTGGCCAAGGGCGATCCGGTCTATGGCATCAACACCGGCTTCGGGAAGCTGGCGAGCGTGCGGATCGAGGCCTGCGACCTGGCGGCATTGCAGCGGAACATCGTGCTGTCGCATGCGGCGGGGGTGGGCGAGCCGACCCCCGTTCCGATCGTCCGGCTGATGCTCGGCCTGAAGCTGGCGAGCCTGGCCCAGGGCGCGTCCGGCGTGCAGCCGCAGACCATGGCGCTGCTGGAGGCCCTGCTGGCCAAGGGCATGACCCCGGTGATCCCCGCCCAGGGGTCGGTGGGGGCCTCCGGCGACCTCGCCCCCCTCGCCCATATGGCCGCGGCCCTGATCGGGATTGGCGAGATCTTCGTCGGCGCTCAGCGCAAGCCGGCGGCGCAGGCTCTCGCGGAGGCCGGACTGCAATCCCTTGTGCTGGGCTCGAAGGAAGGCCTCGCCCTGCTGAACGGCACGCAGTTCTCCACCGCCCACGCGCTGGCGGCGCTGTTCGAGGCGGAGGTCCTGTTCCGCTCGGCCCTGGTGACGGGCGCGCTCTCGACCGAGGCCGCCAAGGGCTCCGACACCCCCTTCGATCACCGCATCCATGTTCTGCGCCGCCAGCCCGGCCAGATCGAGGCCGCCGACGCGCTGCGCGGCCTGATGGCCGGATCGGCGATCCGCGCTTCGCACCTGCAAGGCGATGCCCGGGTGCAGGACCCCTACTGCCTGCGCTGCCAGCCGCAGGTGATGGGCGCGGCCCTCGACGTCCTGCGCCAGGCGGCGGCGACCCTGGCCTTCGAGGCCAATGGCGTGTCGGACAATCCGCTGATCTTCCCGGACACCGACGAGGCGCTCTCCGGCGGCAACTTCCACGCCGAGCCGGTGGCCTTCGCCGCCGACATGATCGCGCTGGCGGTCTGCGAGATCGGCTCGCTCGCCGAGCGGCGGATCGCCATGCTGGTGGACCCGGCGCTGTCGGGCCTGCCGGCCTTCCTGACGCCGAAGCCCGGCCTCAACTCCGGCTTCATGATCCCGCAGGTCACCGCAGCCGCCCTGGTCTCGGAGAACAAGCAGAAGGCCTATCCGGCCAGCGTCGATTCGATCCCGACCTCGGCCAACCAGGAAGACCACGTCTCCATGGCCGCGCACGGCGCGCGCCGGTTGCTCGGCATGGTCGAGAACGCCACCGCCGTGATCGGCATCGAGCTGCTGGCGGCGGCGCAGGGCTGCGACTTCCACGCGCCGCTCACCTCCAGCCCGCCGCTGGAGGCGGTGCGCGCCCTGGTCCGCAGCCGGGTGCCGCACCTCACCGACGACCGCCACTTCCATCCGGACATCGCCGCGGCCTTGGACATGGTGCGGTCCGGAGCGGTGGCGCAGATCGCGGGCGGCGCCGCGCTGCCGGGGGTCGTCGAATGA
- a CDS encoding UTRA domain-containing protein, producing the protein MDIPSLSDDVTLEQLQLDGSGPVWLQIRRALAQPILNGKWRPGARIPAELDLKEHFQTSRMTVNKAIQSLAAEGLLQRRRKIGTVVSERAQERPVFEIWNTADVVARAGAEYGYRLLEREVVKDDQDKAALLDVSRSTRLLWLRCVHMSDGRPFQLEERLVNVDAAPGITCHPLETVPPGPWLLAHVPWTQAEHTIMAREAGEAEADALAVPLGSACLVVERRTWNGDVPVTLARLWHPGAQHRLVGRFEPAR; encoded by the coding sequence ATGGATATCCCATCGCTGAGCGACGACGTCACCCTCGAGCAACTGCAGCTCGACGGGAGCGGTCCCGTATGGCTGCAGATCCGCCGGGCGCTCGCGCAGCCGATCCTGAACGGCAAATGGCGGCCGGGCGCCCGGATACCCGCGGAGCTCGATCTCAAGGAACACTTCCAGACCTCGCGGATGACCGTGAACAAGGCCATCCAGAGCCTCGCGGCCGAGGGGCTGCTGCAGCGCCGCCGAAAGATCGGCACGGTGGTTTCGGAACGCGCGCAGGAACGTCCCGTCTTCGAGATCTGGAACACCGCCGACGTGGTCGCCCGGGCGGGGGCGGAATACGGCTACCGCCTTCTCGAGCGCGAGGTCGTCAAGGACGACCAGGACAAGGCCGCGCTCCTCGACGTCAGCCGGTCGACCCGGCTTCTTTGGCTCCGCTGCGTCCACATGTCTGACGGCCGGCCCTTCCAGCTCGAAGAGCGGCTGGTGAACGTGGACGCCGCTCCGGGCATCACCTGCCATCCGCTGGAGACCGTCCCCCCGGGACCCTGGCTGCTCGCGCATGTGCCCTGGACCCAGGCGGAGCATACGATCATGGCCCGCGAAGCCGGCGAGGCCGAAGCCGACGCCCTGGCCGTGCCGCTGGGGTCCGCCTGCCTGGTGGTGGAGCGGCGGACCTGGAACGGGGACGTCCCCGTCACCCTCGCGCGGCTATGGCATCCGGGCGCCCAGCACCGTCTGGTCGGGCGGTTCGAGCCGGCGCGCTGA
- the hutU gene encoding urocanate hydratase, with translation MTRIDNTRTIRAATGTQLSAKSWLTEAPLRMLMNNLHPDVAERPEELVVYGGIGRAARDWESFDKIVETLRRLEDDETLLVQSGKPVGVFRTHADAPRVLIANSNLVPRWATWEHFNELDRKGLAMYGQMTAGSWIYIGAQGIVQGTYETFVEMGRQHYGGDLSGRWLLTAGLGGMGGAQPLAAVMAGASCLAIECQPSRIEMRLRTGYLDRATESLDEALEIVARSCRDRTPVSVGLLGNAAELLPALYARGVRPDLLTDQTSAHDPINGYLPRGWSLERWAAMRAQDPTQVEAAARESMAEHVQAMLDFQAAGVPTVDYGNNIRQMAKEAGVANAFDFPGFVPAYIRPLFCRGIGPFRWVALSGDPEDIARTDAKVKELIPDNPHLHNWLDMAARKIRFQGLPARICWVGLGDRHRLGLAFNAMVASGELKAPIVIGRDHLDSGSVASPNRETEAMRDGSDAVSDWPLLNALLNTASGATWVSLHHGGGVGMGFSQHAGMVIVCDGTEAAARRIARVLWNDPASGVMRHADAGYDIALQVARDKGLDLPGILG, from the coding sequence ATGACCCGCATCGATAACACTCGCACCATCCGCGCCGCCACCGGCACGCAGCTTTCGGCGAAGAGCTGGCTCACCGAAGCGCCGCTGCGGATGCTGATGAACAACCTGCATCCCGATGTCGCCGAGCGGCCGGAGGAGCTGGTGGTCTACGGCGGCATCGGCCGCGCGGCCCGCGACTGGGAGAGCTTCGACAAGATCGTCGAGACCCTGCGCCGGCTGGAGGACGACGAGACGCTGCTGGTGCAATCCGGCAAGCCGGTGGGCGTGTTCCGCACCCATGCCGACGCGCCGCGGGTGCTGATCGCCAACTCCAACCTGGTGCCGCGCTGGGCGACCTGGGAACACTTCAACGAGCTCGATCGCAAGGGCCTGGCCATGTACGGCCAGATGACCGCCGGCTCGTGGATCTACATCGGCGCCCAGGGCATCGTTCAGGGCACCTACGAGACCTTCGTGGAGATGGGCCGCCAGCATTATGGCGGCGACCTCTCCGGCCGCTGGCTGCTGACCGCGGGCCTCGGCGGCATGGGCGGCGCCCAGCCGCTGGCGGCGGTGATGGCCGGCGCCTCGTGCCTGGCCATCGAGTGCCAGCCCTCGCGGATCGAGATGCGCCTGCGGACCGGCTATCTCGACCGCGCCACCGAGAGCCTCGACGAGGCGCTGGAGATCGTCGCGAGGTCCTGCCGCGACAGGACCCCGGTGTCCGTCGGCCTCCTGGGTAACGCGGCGGAGCTGCTGCCCGCCCTCTACGCCCGCGGCGTGCGGCCCGACCTCTTGACCGACCAGACCTCCGCCCACGATCCGATCAATGGCTATCTTCCCAGGGGCTGGAGCCTGGAGCGCTGGGCGGCCATGCGCGCGCAGGATCCGACCCAGGTCGAGGCCGCCGCCCGCGAGTCGATGGCCGAGCACGTCCAGGCCATGCTGGACTTCCAGGCGGCCGGCGTCCCGACCGTCGACTACGGCAACAACATCCGGCAGATGGCCAAGGAAGCCGGCGTCGCCAACGCCTTCGATTTCCCGGGCTTCGTGCCGGCCTATATCCGTCCGCTGTTCTGCCGCGGGATCGGCCCGTTCCGCTGGGTGGCGCTGTCCGGCGATCCGGAAGACATCGCCCGCACCGACGCCAAGGTGAAGGAGCTGATCCCCGACAACCCGCACCTGCACAACTGGCTGGACATGGCCGCCCGCAAGATCCGGTTCCAGGGCCTGCCGGCGCGGATCTGCTGGGTGGGCCTGGGCGACCGGCATCGGCTGGGACTGGCGTTCAACGCCATGGTCGCTTCGGGCGAGCTGAAGGCGCCCATCGTCATCGGCCGCGACCACCTGGACTCCGGCTCGGTGGCGTCCCCCAACCGGGAGACCGAGGCCATGCGCGACGGCTCCGACGCGGTGTCCGACTGGCCGCTCCTCAACGCCCTTCTGAACACCGCCTCGGGCGCCACCTGGGTCTCGCTGCACCATGGCGGCGGGGTTGGCATGGGCTTTTCGCAGCATGCGGGCATGGTGATCGTCTGCGACGGCACGGAGGCGGCGGCCAGGCGGATCGCCCGGGTCCTGTGGAACGATCCGGCCAGCGGCGTGATGCGGCACGCCGACGCCGGCTACGACATCGCCCTGCAGGTGGCGCGGGACAAGGGCCTGGACCTGCCGGGCATCCTCGGATGA